The following are encoded together in the Scomber scombrus chromosome 7, fScoSco1.1, whole genome shotgun sequence genome:
- the LOC133983912 gene encoding carcinoembryonic antigen-related cell adhesion molecule 5-like, which yields MPSITGPTVAKTGQSVTLNCSASSYPPSLFKWYYNDSLVANTSEYVTPPLTTYMSGIYTCMAYNDITGQNSTSHRMLTIFEPIKDVQVEASMNPAIEGHPFMLKCNVTGPVEQVYWMKNDKPLHTDNRTFINMDNKTVSFNTLERNDAGDYQCMAINPVENKTSPAHMLLVNYGPEMQSITGPTVVKVGHNVTLNCSASSYPPSLFKWYYNDSLVANTSEYVTPPLNTGMSGIYTCIAYNDITGQNSTSHRMLTVIEPIKDVQVEASMNPAIEGHPYMLTCNVTGPVEHVYWMKNDKPLHADNRTVINMDNKTVYFNPLERNDAGDYQCMAINPVENKTSPAHMFLVNYGPEMPSITGPTLAKTGQTVTLNCSASSYPPSLFKWYFSDSLVANTSEYVTPPLTTNMSGIYTCMAYNDITSQNNSFSRMLTVIEPIKDVQVEASMNPAIEGHPFMLTCNVTGPVEQVYWMKNDKPLHTDNRTFINMDNKTVSFNPLERNDAGDYQCMAINTVENKTSPAHMLLVNYGPETPIIYGPSFAEMGYHAVFNCSAMSVPPSHFSWWFNGSLMANTSMLTTGPLSLNMSGQYTCMAYNYVTGKNSTNSTMLTVIKAIESVMVTNSSAPINSENFTLTCEVIGPYTSISWTVKLSNLNSVTSYYIKNTLDFTPVTLDYEGTYQCIATNQAGSHESPKYKLLVNYGPLNVSISGPDSAKEGIIVTLICSTDSRPDCDYHWYLNNLPSAIKTGPVIRFAALKETKGIYTCKATNPVTNITMTKNKTFTLTNHASAPCFSSKNGLTLMALAALSLSVLFH from the exons ATGCCGTCTATCACAGGACCAACTGTGGCAAAGACTGGACAAAGTGTCACACTCAACTGCTCGGCGTCATCATACCCTCCAAGCCTCTTCAAATGGTACTACAATGATTCTCTGGTGGCCAATACATCTGAGTATGTAACACCTCCTCTTACCACCTACATGAGTGGCATATACACCTGCATGGCCTACAACGACATCACCGGCCAAAACAGCACTTCCCACAGGATGCTTACTATTTTTG aGCCAATAAAAGATGTACAAGTTGAAGCATCCATGAATCCTGCCATAGAGGGTCATCCATTTATGCTAAAATGTAATGTGACTGGACCTGTTGAGCAAGTTTACTGGATGAAGAATGACAAACCACTGCATACAGACAACAGAACTTTCATCAACATGGATAACAAGACAGTCTCCTTCAACACATTAGAACGTAATGACGCTGGAGACTACCAGTGTATGGCCATCAATCCTGTTGAAAATAAGACCAGCCCTGCTCATATGCTCCTTGTAAACT ATGGACCAGAAATGCAATCTATAACAGGACCAACTGTGGTGAAGGTAGGACACAATGTCACACTCAACTGCTCAGCGTCGTCATACCCACCCAGCCTCTTCAAATGGTACTACAATGATTCACTGGTGGCCAATACATCTGAGTATGTAACACCTCCTCTCAACACCGGCATGAGTGGCATATACACCTGCATTGCCTACAACGACATCACTGGCCAAAACAGCACTTCCCACAGGATGCTTACTGTTATTG aGCCAATAAAAGATGTACAAGTTGAAGCATCCATGAATCCTGCCATAGAGGGTCATCCATATATGCTAACATGTAATGTGACTGGACCTGTTGAGCATGTTTACTGGATGAAGAATGACAAACCACTGCATGCAGACAACAGAACTGTCATCAACATGGATAACAAGACAGTCTACTTCAACCCATTAGAACGTAATGACGCTGGAGACTACCAGTGTATGGCCATCAATCCTGTTGAAAATAAGACCAGCCCTGCTCATATGTTCCTTGTAAACT ATGGACCAGAAATGCCATCTATCACAGGACCAACTTTGGCGAAGACGGGACAAACTGTCACACTCAACTGCTCGGCTTCGTCATACCCTCCAAGCCTCTTCAAATGGTACTTCAGTGATTCTCTAGTGGCCAATACATCTGAGTATGTAACACCTCCTCTCACCACCAACATGAGTGGCATATACACCTGCATGGCCTACAACGACATCACCAGTCAAAACAACTCTTTCTCCAGGATGCTTACTGTTATTG aGCCAATAAAAGATGTACAAGTTGAAGCATCCATGAATCCTGCCATAGAGGGTCATCCATTTATGCTAACATGTAATGTGACTGGACCTGTTGAGCAAGTTTACTGGATGAAGAATGACAAACCACTGCATACAGACAACAGAACTTTCATCAACATGGATAACAAGACAGTCTCCTTCAACCCATTAGAACGTAATGACGCTGGAGACTACCAGTGTATGGCCATCAATACTGTTGAAAATAAGACCAGCCCTGCTCATATGCTCCTTGTAAACT ATGGACCAGAGACACCCATCATTTATGGGCCATCTTTTGCTGAGATGGGATATCATGCAGTCTTCAATTGTTCTGCCATGTCGGTGCCTCCGAGCCACTTCAGCTGGTGGTTCAATGGTTCCCTGATGGCCAATACCTCAATGTTAACAACTGGCCCATTATCTTTAAACATGAGTGGACAATATACCTGTATGGCCTACAATTATGTGACAGGAAAGAACAGCACGAACTCTACGATGCTCACAGTCATAA AGGCTATAGAGTCAGTGATGGTCACAAACAGCTCAGCTCCAATAAACTCTGAAAACTTCACTCTCACCTGTGAAGTTATTGGGCCTTATACCTCCATATCCTGGACGGTAAAACTCTCCAACCTTAACTCAGTCACATCCTACTACATTAAAAACACTCTGGACTTCACTCCGGTGACACTGGACTATGAAGGGACATATCAGTGTATTGCTACGAATCAGGCTGGTTCACATGAAAGCCCCAAATACAAACTCCTGGTGAACT aCGGCCCATTGAATGTGAGTATCTCTGGTCCAGATTCAGCAAAAGAAGGCATCATCGTGACCCTGATATGCTCCACTGATTCCCGGCCAGATTGTGACTATCACTGGTACTTAAACAACCTGCCATCAGCAATCAAGACCGGCCCTGTCATCAGATTCGCTGCATTGAAAGAGACGAAGGGGATCTACACATGCAAAGCAACAAACCCTGTGACTAACATCACAATGaccaagaataaaacatttacactcACAA ATCATGCCTCCGCCCCCTGCTTCTCATCCAAGAATGGTCTGACGTTGATGGCTCTGGCTgccttgtctctctctgtgctgttcCACTGA